The sequence below is a genomic window from Bombus fervidus isolate BK054 chromosome 2, iyBomFerv1, whole genome shotgun sequence.
tattttaggTCGATGATCAAATAAGacaattaaattgtaaacttCCACCTGATGAGAGAGAAAGTGCAATTGCTATAATAGAACATTCTGGTCCTCCTCCTGATGCTTGTCAAGCATATGCACAACTTTCAGGAGTTGCTGCTGTTTTGTCTATGTATTATGCATTACATGTAGGAGGTGGTGGTGGAATAGGAAGAGGTAGAGGTGATGCTAGGGGTTTAATGAGAGTATTAGCTACTTTACCAAATTGTCAAGCACAACGTGCATTTGAAGATCCCTTTTTACACACTTTAGTAAGCACATTTTActtaaaacttaataattattaatcacaTAATAACTAATTAAATTGCACATGATTTACAGgtatcattattaatattaaatatggcTGATGAATTTCCTAATGAATCATTCTGTACAGTCATCTTTGACGAATTTTTCTTAGCTGGATTAGGCAGAGACAATGTTACACGCCATTTATTAAAGTTACTTTGGTACATCCATCTAAAGTTACCCCCGACTCGTCTTCATACACTAATAAAAGCACTCCAACCAACTAGTCaggtaatatatttttattaaaagaaaaaactaaaGTTATATCATAACTATATAACAGTTTCATAACCTCATGTATAATTTAAGCATAATGAAGCAGTACATAATCTTTATGAAGCTTTACGTGATAAAATTGGGAATCGCTCCACGGAGGATCAATTAACAACAACACAAATAGATACATTAGGACTTGAATGTCCGCCCTCTCCTCTTACTGGCGTACCTACACCAGCATTGTAAACATAATGtcactttttttattaatgtattcAAAAATACAACTTAATTATGTAACTTATGTACAGTTAGTTTTTTACATGGcatgtttctttaattttaataataataataaatttaaaacataataaaaattttatatatatatctttattccacttatattaattaacaaatataaaagcatgtatatattttcaatgtaaTCTACAATATTCAAAGAGTAGagatgttatataatatgcaTAATTTAATCAAcattagtatttttattattatacaggTATTTGTTTAtctgtattattaattaattccattACTAGTCTGTCTATATAATTTGAATCCAACTTGTATGACATTAAAATCATTGAGATGTACATTGATGCTTGTTTgcttaataatacaaattttagcTCAGGATCTATCATACTCAacctaaataaaatatattaaaacattaatcatttttatgataattaaatatctacagtttattgaaatacttacattttaatgataataagACCCACAAGAGTCCATTCAactgttttaaaaataacatttgcAGCAGACAATGAAAAAGTGTTAACTAATGCTTTAATTAAAGTACTCTTTTCTCTGCTGTATATATATTGTGGTAATTTATTACTAGCTAAAGCACATAATAGGTCAGGTAATctataacaaaaaaaatataaaataaacatatttgtaaaattataaattaagaatattaaagaaacatagaagatcatattacattttattaagtTTGTCTAAAAATATTCGACGTCGAAGTATTTCAGGTGCATGTGCTTCTGTTAAAGGTAATATTGGAGTAAAATCATTATCCTGATCAGTAACTTCTGTAGTGTTTTTGTGATTTTCTATAATCATACTCCCTTTATAAAATGCCCGAACCTACAAATGATACTTATGTTAGAAATTccttactttttaaattaagcTGTACATActtttaattccattttttcCCCCTCTTCTTGAAGAACACATAAATGAGGTAGTGgttttaaagaatttgttGTTAAATCTACATGGATGTCTTTTTCATCTTCCAActgcaatttatttaattttttacacaGATGCGTGTATCTATCATGTTGAACTATATTTTCTAACAATTGATTTCTAATATCTTCATTTcctaataataaagaaattgtatCTTCAGTAATCCAATCCCTTACATTATGTTCAATATGAATTGcaagattataaaatttatttgactGATTTTCTTTAGTAGAATTTTGTtgcttattttttttatttttattttgttttattttctgtataGGATCTTTATTACTAATAAcagtattatattttgaaatagttGTATTATCCTCTGTTCCTGATGTTTCAAGTAATTCattttgttctttattttctatattttgatTTTCGTGTTTATTTACAGGAGTAGcacaattatttacatttgtaGTATTTTGAATTCCTGTATAATCTAGTAAGGTATTAGCTTCTATGGTACACATTCTTTTAACAGTATTATCATTTATGTAGTCTTTAGCAGTGCTACCTTTATCTTTTGAATTAATAGATGCTTTCTTCACATCTACAAATTCCGTAACACCATTTTCtggaaattcttttaaaataccaggtttttcaataatattgtttGCTACATTTTCACTACTTCTTAAAGACATTTTTACTATATATTCATCATGTGCTTCAACTTCTGAAGATTTACTGAGAAGTGTATTTTCTGTACTTTTgcatgttttattattttttacatgttCATCTGTGTTTCCAGAATTCAGTACCATTTCTATATCTCTCACATGAATTTCATCTCTAAGCATACTTCCTTttaattcgtctttgtttagcaatattttaaattctggtatttcttctttatctcTCAACCATAATGGACTCGTGAGCATTTGTTCTAATAAGTAATTTGAAGCTCCATAACAGTGTGAACTACAAAAATTTTTACGCCTTGTTATATCATAAACCTTATTTTTTGTTGTTGATATATGATATCGTTGatcaattatttttgttaatgcATTACTACATAATACATAGCCACATAATTTGATTATAGCCCTTTCCTCAATTATATCTTCCATGTGACTTTTGTTAATATATCTTAGCtgtaaaaaaattgataattatttaaagtaaatgtcaaattatttaaacacttaaaaatatacttaCATTAGTCAAAAGCCATTGGAAATCTATTTTTGGTTCTAGAAGGTGTTCAACAATTCTAAGAGCTTTTGCATCacattgtttctttttaattattgctAATTGCATTTGTGCTttacttaaaaaatgtaataaattagtatatattacatatattttttatatttcaattacatgtttaaatacatttatgcAAAGTAAATCTTACCTCATCttctttttcacttttttcctttcaaaagtttcttttctaataTTGGACATctccatttttaaataataattacaagaaaatctatttttatagaatctgTATTAATCACAACTCAGTCTACTCTTGTGTACTATTGGTACTATTACTCTACTACTGatctattttatacaatatcttACTTTAGAAGGAGACATGCTGGAAAAtgtaagataaaaaaattcctGTATTTTAcaggaataataaaaaaataatagaataaccgaattataataaaatcaagTTGTAAATCAGATTTTAAAACTATTCTTCATTCAAATATATAGTACCtaataaaaagtagaaaatttaaaaatatacaaaaatggtgtaaacatttttcatataatattgtttatacCAGTTTATGGTTATACTAAGATTTACTTATATTATTTAGCAGAGTATCattactattttttattttatatacttaacGCTAATGTTCGAATATGATTAAGTaagaatttacaattttatcatctcttgaaaaatattttagtaaatgTACATATCTATTTTTCAGTGAAATAATGACCATACTAAAGTTGGTCAACCTGTTTACGCAGTTATTTAATCAAAGTCCAAACAAATTTAGTTGTTTTCTTAATCATatatgattgtaaaataaaaaaaatgaattgacATGCTCtttataatagaatttataagacaattttttacaattatgtaaaaattagtaatataacatatagGAAAATGTAATAGATTTTCATTCGAACGTTAACGCTCTCTAGTGACGATTTAAAGAAACATAGGACCGGCTGTCTTGTAGAGGTAGAAGTCTACCGAAGTAGATGGAAAAAGAGACCAGTAAAGTGTGACTGGTTATATGGTGTGATTTTGgagtagtgttacgttttcAGTATTATCTTGTTGTGCTCGCCATGACGTTGGtttgaaattgtatttcaaaatattaatccCGATGTTGGTCGCAGGACTGTATCAATGTAGTTTTCATGCTTTTAACGAGGAGAGAATCCGGGGAGGCAATTCGTGGATACCGAAGAAAGCTTCAAACGTGTTTGAAGCTTTCGAGGTCGTATTCATGGAA
It includes:
- the LOC139997835 gene encoding putative RNA polymerase II subunit B1 CTD phosphatase RPAP2 isoform X1, with protein sequence MEMSNIRKETFERKKVKKKMSKAQMQLAIIKKKQCDAKALRIVEHLLEPKIDFQWLLTNLRYINKSHMEDIIEERAIIKLCGYVLCSNALTKIIDQRYHISTTKNKVYDITRRKNFCSSHCYGASNYLLEQMLTSPLWLRDKEEIPEFKILLNKDELKGSMLRDEIHVRDIEMVLNSGNTDEHVKNNKTCKSTENTLLSKSSEVEAHDEYIVKMSLRSSENVANNIIEKPGILKEFPENGVTEFVDVKKASINSKDKGSTAKDYINDNTVKRMCTIEANTLLDYTGIQNTTNVNNCATPVNKHENQNIENKEQNELLETSGTEDNTTISKYNTVISNKDPIQKIKQNKNKKNKQQNSTKENQSNKFYNLAIHIEHNVRDWITEDTISLLLGNEDIRNQLLENIVQHDRYTHLCKKLNKLQLEDEKDIHVDLTTNSLKPLPHLCVLQEEGEKMELKVRAFYKGSMIIENHKNTTEVTDQDNDFTPILPLTEAHAPEILRRRIFLDKLNKILPDLLCALASNKLPQYIYSREKSTLIKALVNTFSLSAANVIFKTVEWTLVGLIIIKMLSMIDPELKFVLLSKQASMYISMILMSYKLDSNYIDRLVMELINNTDKQIPV
- the LOC139997835 gene encoding putative RNA polymerase II subunit B1 CTD phosphatase RPAP2 isoform X2 encodes the protein MQLAIIKKKQCDAKALRIVEHLLEPKIDFQWLLTNLRYINKSHMEDIIEERAIIKLCGYVLCSNALTKIIDQRYHISTTKNKVYDITRRKNFCSSHCYGASNYLLEQMLTSPLWLRDKEEIPEFKILLNKDELKGSMLRDEIHVRDIEMVLNSGNTDEHVKNNKTCKSTENTLLSKSSEVEAHDEYIVKMSLRSSENVANNIIEKPGILKEFPENGVTEFVDVKKASINSKDKGSTAKDYINDNTVKRMCTIEANTLLDYTGIQNTTNVNNCATPVNKHENQNIENKEQNELLETSGTEDNTTISKYNTVISNKDPIQKIKQNKNKKNKQQNSTKENQSNKFYNLAIHIEHNVRDWITEDTISLLLGNEDIRNQLLENIVQHDRYTHLCKKLNKLQLEDEKDIHVDLTTNSLKPLPHLCVLQEEGEKMELKVRAFYKGSMIIENHKNTTEVTDQDNDFTPILPLTEAHAPEILRRRIFLDKLNKILPDLLCALASNKLPQYIYSREKSTLIKALVNTFSLSAANVIFKTVEWTLVGLIIIKMLSMIDPELKFVLLSKQASMYISMILMSYKLDSNYIDRLVMELINNTDKQIPV